Proteins co-encoded in one Malus sylvestris chromosome 7, drMalSylv7.2, whole genome shotgun sequence genomic window:
- the LOC126630651 gene encoding acid phosphatase 1-like, giving the protein MKFLKICLLFSLLSVAFSHGTFDSHLLPRPLILEYQENTETQFKELEDELGLHCASWRFSVEANNVNPWETIPEECAEYVKDYLTGRAYGFDLERVSKEAGVYAKSVELNGDGKDVWIFDIDDTLLSNLPYYADHGYGLEVFDNVEFDKWVEKAMAPAIKSSLKLYEEVLSLGFKVFLLTGRTEGKRKVTVENLNNAGFRDWHKLILRSADDREKLATIYKSEKRSEMEKEGYRILGNSGDQWSDLLGTSVSLRSFKLPNPMYYIP; this is encoded by the exons ATGAagtttttgaaaatttgccTTCTTTTTTCCCTGCTTTCCGTCGCGTTTTCTCACGGGACCTTCGACTCCCACCTCCTGCCGCGGCCGTTGATCCTTGAATACCAAGAAAACACCGAGACCCAGTTCAAGGAATTGGAGGATGAGCTCGGATTACACTGCGCCAGCTGGAGATTTTCTGTGGAAGCAAACAATGTCAATCCCTGGGAAACAATCCCGGAGGAGTGTGCGGAGTATGTCAAGGATTACTTGACGGGTCGGGCTTACGGGTTCGATCTCGAAAGGGTGTCTAAGGAGGCTGGGGTTTACGCCAAGAGTGTTGAATTGAATGGTGATGGAAAGGATGTGTGGATTTTCGACATTGATGACACGCTGCTCTCTAATCTTCCCTATTATGCTGACCATGGTTACGG CTTGGAGGTTTTTGATAATGTGGAGTTTGATAAGTGGGTTGAGAAGGCCATGGCACCTGCCATAAAGTCCAGCTTGAAACTCTATGAAGAGGTCTTGAGTTTGGGTTTTAAGGTTTTCTTGCTCACGGGGCGCACCGAAGGGAAAAGGAAGGTTACTGTTGAGAATCTGAACAATGCAGGGTTTCGAGATTGGCATAAGCTTATTTTGAG GTCCGCTGATGACCGCGAGAAACTGGCGACGATTTACAAGTCAGAGAAGAGGAGTGAGATGGAAAAGGAGGGATATAGAATACTTGGGAATTCCGGAGACCAGTGGAGTGATTTACTGGGTACCTCAGTCTCCCTCCGCTCGTTCAAGCTTCCGAATCCTATGTATTATATTCCATGA
- the LOC126630648 gene encoding uncharacterized protein LOC126630648 has translation MLPRWSRAVAQLSRLGTQQNLNLRNEFYVVSRQTYARAAAAVAPHTAFTVEKPLPAEPVVNLDKLFWSKPSSLALAPDSPLRIDEPQYGSFKRAILRMLLFYSKQSKSIRGANVVYKRIVSQVDKPGIYEVFNLEKTFKTTFSLLVLHMWLCLRRLKEEGKDGVEFGQYIYEIYNHDVELRVSKAGVNLLLTRWMKDLEKIFYGNIVAYDAALLPEAKLDDLQNVIWRNVFSDDGSSQPTGDASRAVQAMARYIRRELSCLSLTDREAMFSGNFMFTPLKGEKAKSEASK, from the exons ATGCTGCCGAGATGGAGCAGAGCTGTTGCTCAGCTCTCGAGGCTGGGTACGCAGCAGAACCTGAATCTCAGAAACGAATTCTATGTTGTTTCGCGCCAAACCTATGCCAGGGCTGCTGCTGCAGTTGCTCCCCATACCGCTTTTACCGTGGAAAAACCTCTACCTGCCGAGCCAGTG GTAAATTtggacaaattgttttggtcTAAGCCCTCCTCATTGGCTTTGGCCCCGGACTCCCCATTGAGAATTGATGAGCCACAATACGGGAGCTTTAAGCGTGCGATTCTTAGGATGTTGCTGTTTTATAGCAAACAAAGCAAGTCTATTCGAGGGGCCAATGTCGTGTATAAGCGAATCGTTTCACAAGTTGATAAGCCGGGCATCTATGAAG TATTCAATTTGGAGAAAACCTTTAAGACAACGTTCTCTCTACTTGTACTTCATATGTGGCTTTGCTTACGCCGGTTGAAAGAAGAGGGAAAGGATGGTGTTGAATTTGGGCAATACATATATGAGATTTACAATCATGATGTGGAACTTAGGGTATCTAAGGCTGGG GTCAACTTACTACTGACTAGATGGATGAAGGATTTGGAGAAGATATTCTATGGAAATATTGTCGCTTATGATGCTGCCCTGCTTCCAGAGGCTAAACTGGATGATCTGCAAAATGTGATATGGAG GAATGTCTTTTCTGACGATGGTTCATCACAACCAACTGGAGATGCATCACGAGCAGTCCAG GCAATGGCAAGATATATTCGCCGGGAACTTTCTTGCCTGTCCTTAACAG ACAGAGAAGCTATGTTTTCTGGTAATTTCATGTTTACTCCGCTGAAGGGCGAGAAAGCGAAATCGGAGGCATCCAAGTGA
- the LOC126630641 gene encoding putative kinase-like protein TMKL1, protein MFHMKKLHFFDTMNKTQMLTLIVALTSSTTLVFFLLFIYFYCKKTGKSEQKDVEKTEQKQEEVVGAEEELVTFQDGEDLTVCDILDAPGEVIGKSNYGTLYKALLQSSNSVKLLRFMRPVCTAKVEDFGEVVRHLGCVRHHNLVPLLGFYAGPRGEKLLIHPFYWRGNLAQFVRESNPDSHRWPIIYRISIGIAKGLDHLHTGFEKPIIHGNLKSKNILLDRHYRPFVSDFSLHLLLNPTAGQEMLEVSASEGYKAPELIKMRDANEETDIYSLGVVLLELLTGKEPINQNPTTPDEDFSLPNFMRNAVLGHKIHDLFHPDLLLNSGVGVGDGEIPVAREQILKFFQLAMACCAPSPSLRPNTKKVLWKLEDIGRN, encoded by the exons ATGTTTCACATGAAGAAATTGCATTTTTTTGACACAATGAACAAAACCCAGATGCTAACTTTGATTGTTGCACTGACTTCATCGACAACTTTGGTGTTTTTCCTGCTTTTCATCTACTTTTACTGCAAGAAAACTGGAAAAAGTGAGCAAAAAGATGTGGAAAAAACAGAGCAGAAGCAAGAGGAGGTTGTGGGGGCAGAGGAGGAGCTGGTGACTTTTCAGGATGGGGAGGACCTCACAGTCTGTGACATTCTCGATGCTCCGGGGGAAGTGATCGGAAAATCGAACTATGGCACGCTGTATAAGGCTTTGTTGCAGAGCAGCAACTCAGTGAAGTTGCTGAGGTTTATGAGGCCTGTTTGCACGGCAAAAGTTGAAGATTTTGGTGAAGTTGTTCGGCATTTGGGGTGCGTAAGGCATCATAATTTGGTGCCTCTTTTGGGATTTTATGCAGGGCCGAGAGGTGAGAAGCTTCTGATTCATCCGTTTTATTGGCGCGGCAATCTGGCTCAATTTGTGAGAG AAAGCAACCCTGACTCTCACAGATGGCCCATAATCTATAGGATCTCAATTGGTATAGCCAAAGGCTTGGATCACCTTCACACTGGCTTCGAAAAGCCAATAATTCACGGCAATCTCAAGTCGAAAAACATACTCTTGGACCGCCACTATCGCCCTTTCGTCTCGGATTTCAGCCTGCATCTGCTGTTGAATCCAACTGCTGGCCAGGAAATGCTTGAAGTCTCAGCATCCGAAGGCTACAAAGCACCTGAGCTGATAAAAATGCGGGATGCGAATGAAGAGACTGATATATACAGCCTTGGGGTTGTACTGCTTGAATTGCTCACAGGGAAGGAACCAATTAATCAAAATCCAACAACACCCGACGAGGATTTTAGTTTGCCAAATTTCATGAGGAATGCAGTGCTTGGACATAAAATCCATGACTTGTTCCATCCAGATTTGCTTCTCAATAGCGGCGTCGGCGTCGGCGACGGTGAAATCCCGGTCGCTAGAGAACAGATTCTCAAATTCTTTCAGCTTGCTATGGCATGTTGTGCTCCTTCTCCATCGCTTAGACCAAACACCAAGAAAGTTCTGTGGAAGCTTGAAGATATCGGAAGAAACTGA